The DNA window CATCCCTCCATGACTCAATAGACAGAGTGACCAGACGCCTCCATTCTACGCCGATTTTGTCCTTCTGTGCTCCCGACTATTCAGTTGTCAATGTGCTTTATATTACATTTCACTGCCAAAGTCGAGTTACTGCTCCAGCATTTCGAAGACACTGGCCAGATCTTCACCCCAGATGCGCTGCGGCTGGCCTACGACCTGACCCAGGGTCAGCCGTGGCTGGTCAACGCGCTGGCGCGCCAGGCGGTGCAGGTGGTTGCGCCTGAACCGGCGCAGTCGGTGGATGTGGCGGTGATCGCACAGGCCAAAGGGTTGTTGATCCAACACCGAGATGCCCAATTCGGCAACCTGATCGAGCGATTGCACGAAGAACGCGTACGCCAGGTGATCGAACCACTGCTGGCCGGTCGCGCATTGGCTGGTATCGCAATTGAGCATTTTCACTTCGCACTCGACTTGGGATTGGTGCGCCGGAATCCGGCTGGCGGGCTGATGTTCGCTAATCCGATCTACCGCGAGATCATGGCACAGGAGTTGACCTGCCAGTGATTTGGAACTGCCCCGGCGTCCAGCGCGCCGTGAGTGAAGGAAGCAATCTCCAAATCGCATGAGAAAGTCGGGGATTGCTTACTTCGCTTCACTCAGTACCCTACGACCGCGCAATGACAGACAAGGTGAACTCTTAGCCCCACCCCACCTTTGCCGTCACGGCGACGTCCGCATCTGGTCGCGTGGGAACAGCGTCACCAGGCGCAAGTTGTTCATCCCCAGCAACTGCATCAACAGCCGCTCCAGCCCGATGGCGAAGCCGCCATGCGGGGGCATACCATAGCGAAAGGCTTCCAGATAGGTGGCAAAGGGTTCCGGCGCATAGCCCGCCCGCGCCAGCGCCGCCAGATAGTCGTCGTAGCCGTGCAGCCGCTGGCCGCCGGTGATCAGTTCGGTGCCGCGGAAGAGCAGGTCGAATGAGTTCGAGTAGGCGGGCCGGGCCGGGTCGGGGTGGGTGTAGAACGGCCGCTTGACCATGGGATAGCCGGTCACGAACAGGAAATCGCTGCCGTGCGTCTCCTGCGCCCAGGCGCCCAGCCAGCGCTCGTCCTGTGGCGAGAGGTCCGGCTCGCCGCGCACATCCACGCCGTGCCGCTCGAAGATGAACTGTTGGGCGTCGGCGAAGTGGATGTGAGGGATGGCAGCCGGCGCCGAGGGCAGGTCGGCTTCCAGCAGGGCCAGCTCGGCCGCATAACCCGTGCGCAGGCTTTCGAGGATGCCTGCCACCACATCGCGCGCCATCGCCATCACCGTGAAATGGTTCTCGATGAAGCCGAATTCGACATCCAGGCTGACGTATTCGTTGACATGGCGGGTGGTGTCGTGCGGTTCGGCGCGGAAGACCGGCCCGACCTCGAACACACGCTCGAAGACGCCAACCATGATCTGCTTGTAGAACTGCGGGCTTTGGGCCAGGTAGGCCGGGCGGCCAAAATA is part of the Caldilineales bacterium genome and encodes:
- the aspS gene encoding aspartate--tRNA(Asn) ligase produces the protein MKHRILTTQVSAHIGQRVRLAGWVHNLRRLGGVDFLILRDGWGTVQAVTENETDLAPLLAAGLGPETVILLEGEVVSEAQAPGGYELHDLRLEIISPVAEDLPVPINKRTLKAALPTLLDHAVTANRHPTRRAIFRLAAGAMAGFRATLTPRGFTEIQTPKIVASATESGANVFKLDYFGRPAYLAQSPQFYKQIMVGVFERVFEVGPVFRAEPHDTTRHVNEYVSLDVEFGFIENHFTVMAMARDVVAGILESLRTGYAAELALLEADLPSAPAAIPHIHFADAQQFIFERHGVDVRGEPDLSPQDERWLGAWAQETHGSDFLFVTGYPMVKRPFYTHPDPARPAYSNSFDLLFRGTELITGGQRLHGYDDYLAALARAGYAPEPFATYLEAFRYGMPPHGGFAIGLERLLMQLLGMNNLRLVTLFPRDQMRTSP